One region of Oxalobacteraceae bacterium OTU3CAMAD1 genomic DNA includes:
- the dnaG gene encoding DNA primase produces the protein MIPQSFISDLLNRVDIVDVVGRYVQLKKGGANFMGLCPFHSEKSPSFTVSPTKQFYHCFGCGAHGTSIGFLIEYSGMGFVDAVKDLAQNVGMVVPEQDDKIPPAQRAQMQAQSMALSDAMTQACDFYRAQLRGATDAIAYLKNRGLTGEIAARFGLGYAPAGWDGLKSIFPDYEAVALAEAGLVIDKVDEDGGNRKRYDRFRERIMFPIKNTKGQVIAFGGRVLDHGEPKYLNSPETPLFSKGFELYGLFEARQAIRDAGYVLVTEGYMDVVALAQMGFPQAVATLGTACTTHHVQKLLRQTDMVIFSFDGDKAGRRAARRALEACLPHVTDNKTIKFLFLPTEHDPDSYVRAHGKEAFEQEIHEAMPLSQFLIKEVVGEHDLQSPEGRARAQFDAKPLLQSMTPTALRLQIVRGLAQLTQTTPSEIEVLFELAKPVAVARKAPPRSGRPVPVGLELQIVRLLVAHPPLSLDIDAAALKAFEFFGAEPAERLAQLVGAAQAMGPNGSFAAFAQHLKSQGDEYDGIIAEVVKESESDFDAVRAFLRGAIRQVKNDALKQELSQLFAAGLSSDEIGVRYRELTSQQDQLLREAQAELANR, from the coding sequence GTGATCCCACAATCATTCATCTCCGATTTGCTGAACCGCGTCGATATCGTCGACGTTGTCGGACGCTACGTGCAGCTGAAAAAAGGCGGTGCGAACTTCATGGGCCTGTGCCCGTTCCACAGCGAAAAGTCGCCCAGCTTCACGGTCAGCCCGACCAAACAGTTTTACCATTGCTTCGGCTGCGGCGCCCACGGCACCTCGATCGGCTTCCTGATCGAATACTCCGGCATGGGCTTTGTCGACGCCGTCAAAGACCTGGCGCAGAACGTCGGCATGGTGGTGCCCGAGCAGGATGACAAGATTCCGCCGGCGCAACGCGCGCAGATGCAGGCGCAAAGCATGGCCTTGTCCGACGCGATGACGCAGGCCTGCGACTTTTACCGCGCCCAGCTGCGCGGCGCCACCGACGCCATCGCCTACCTGAAAAATCGCGGCCTGACCGGCGAAATCGCCGCCCGCTTCGGCCTGGGCTACGCGCCGGCCGGCTGGGACGGCCTGAAAAGCATCTTCCCCGACTACGAGGCGGTGGCGCTGGCCGAGGCCGGCCTGGTCATCGACAAGGTCGACGAAGATGGCGGCAACCGCAAACGCTACGACCGCTTCCGCGAGCGGATCATGTTTCCTATTAAGAACACCAAAGGCCAGGTCATCGCCTTCGGTGGCCGGGTCCTGGACCACGGCGAACCAAAGTACTTGAATTCTCCCGAAACGCCTTTATTTTCAAAGGGATTCGAGCTGTATGGCTTGTTCGAAGCGCGCCAGGCGATCCGCGACGCGGGTTACGTGCTGGTGACGGAAGGCTATATGGATGTGGTGGCGCTGGCCCAGATGGGGTTCCCGCAAGCGGTGGCGACCCTGGGCACGGCTTGCACCACCCATCATGTACAGAAATTGTTGCGTCAGACCGACATGGTGATCTTCAGTTTCGATGGCGACAAGGCCGGCCGCCGCGCCGCACGGCGCGCGCTGGAAGCCTGCCTGCCGCACGTGACGGACAACAAGACCATCAAGTTCCTGTTCTTGCCGACCGAGCACGACCCGGACAGCTATGTCCGCGCGCATGGCAAGGAAGCGTTCGAGCAGGAAATACACGAAGCGATGCCGCTGTCGCAGTTCCTGATCAAGGAAGTGGTTGGCGAGCATGATTTGCAAAGTCCGGAGGGGAGGGCGCGCGCGCAGTTCGACGCCAAGCCGCTGCTGCAGTCGATGACGCCGACGGCGTTGCGCCTGCAGATCGTGCGCGGCCTGGCGCAGCTGACGCAGACCACGCCGTCCGAGATCGAGGTGCTGTTCGAACTGGCCAAGCCGGTCGCGGTGGCCCGCAAGGCGCCGCCCCGCAGCGGCCGTCCGGTGCCGGTCGGGCTGGAATTGCAGATCGTGCGGCTGCTGGTGGCGCATCCGCCGTTGTCGCTCGATATCGATGCGGCGGCGTTGAAAGCGTTCGAGTTCTTCGGCGCCGAGCCGGCCGAGCGGCTGGCGCAACTGGTGGGCGCGGCGCAGGCGATGGGGCCGAACGGCAGTTTTGCGGCGTTCGCGCAACATTTGAAGTCGCAGGGCGACGAGTACGACGGCATCATCGCCGAAGTGGTCAAGGAGTCCGAGTCCGATTTTGATGCAGTGCGGGCGTTCCTGCGCGGGGCGATCCGCCAGGTCAAGAACGACGCCTTGAAGCAGGAATTGAGTCAGTTGTTCGCCGCCGGCCTGTCGTCCGACGAGATCGGGGTGCGCTATCGGGAGTTGACTTCGCAGCAGGACCAACTGTTGCGCGAGGCGCAGGCGGAGTTGGCGAACCGATAA
- the rpoD gene encoding RNA polymerase sigma factor RpoD yields MTAQSAKTADKSETRVASGNPPVVSQTTDAATLAAIDTSGYVLPSVKVPGRRGRKPKEFQPENDEVAALNAVERAELKAVDKAKAKDRKAKEKALLKDAFSSDTEATEEELERRRQKLKTLIKFGKERGFLTYAEINDHLPENIVDPEAIEGIIGTFNDMGIAVYEHAPDAETLLLSDNVATVTSDDEAEAAAEAALSTVDSDFGRTTDPVRMYMREMGSVELLTREGEIEIAKRIEDGLKDMIQAISACPVTIAEIIAASDRIRADEIKIDEIVDGLVDDSDEVAAAPVVAAPAEEEDEEEEEEEEEEEEEEEASASGAAGFSAEQLEALKNAALDKFDVISTQFDKMRRAFEKEGYNSKAYIKAQEAISFELLGIRFTAKVVEKLCDTLRGQVDEVRHIEKQILDVAVNKCGMPRAHFIKVFPGNETNLDWVDGEVNAGHAYSAILGRNIPTIKELQQRLIDLQARVVLPLPDLRNINRQMAAGEMKARKAKREMTEANLRLVISIAKKYTNRGLQFLDLIQEGNIGLMKAVDKFEYRRGYKFSTYATWWIRQAITRSIADQARTIRIPVHMIETINKMNRISRQILQETGAEPDPATLAIKMEMPEDKIRKIMKIAKEPISMETPIGDDDDSHLGDFIEDNNTLAPSDAALHASMRGVVKDVLDSLTPREAKVLRMRFGIEMSTDHTLEEVGKQFDVTRERIRQIEAKALRKLRHPSRSDKLKSFLEGN; encoded by the coding sequence GTGACCGCTCAATCCGCCAAAACCGCGGACAAGTCGGAAACGCGCGTCGCCAGCGGCAATCCGCCCGTGGTCAGCCAGACCACGGACGCCGCCACCCTCGCGGCCATCGATACCTCGGGCTACGTGCTGCCATCGGTCAAAGTGCCGGGCCGGCGCGGGCGCAAGCCGAAAGAATTCCAGCCAGAAAACGACGAAGTCGCCGCGCTGAACGCGGTCGAACGCGCCGAGCTCAAGGCCGTGGACAAGGCCAAGGCCAAGGACCGCAAGGCCAAGGAGAAGGCGCTGCTCAAGGACGCCTTCTCGTCGGACACCGAAGCGACCGAGGAAGAGCTCGAACGCCGCCGCCAGAAACTCAAGACCCTGATCAAATTCGGCAAGGAACGCGGCTTCCTCACGTACGCCGAGATCAATGACCACCTGCCAGAGAATATCGTCGATCCGGAAGCGATCGAGGGCATTATCGGCACCTTCAACGACATGGGCATCGCCGTCTACGAGCACGCGCCGGACGCCGAGACCCTGCTGCTGTCGGACAACGTGGCCACCGTCACCAGCGACGACGAAGCCGAGGCCGCCGCCGAGGCCGCACTGTCGACCGTCGACTCCGACTTCGGCCGCACCACCGACCCGGTCCGCATGTACATGCGCGAGATGGGCTCGGTCGAGCTGCTGACGCGCGAGGGCGAGATCGAAATCGCCAAGCGCATCGAAGACGGCCTCAAGGACATGATCCAGGCCATCTCCGCCTGTCCGGTGACGATCGCCGAGATCATCGCCGCCTCCGACCGCATCCGCGCCGACGAGATCAAGATCGACGAGATCGTCGACGGCCTGGTCGATGACAGCGACGAGGTCGCCGCCGCGCCGGTCGTGGCCGCGCCGGCCGAAGAGGAAGACGAGGAAGAGGAAGAGGAAGAAGAGGAAGAAGAGGAAGAGGAAGAAGCGAGCGCCTCCGGTGCCGCCGGTTTCTCTGCCGAACAGCTCGAAGCGCTGAAGAACGCCGCGCTCGACAAGTTCGACGTCATCTCCACCCAATTCGACAAGATGCGCCGCGCCTTCGAGAAGGAAGGCTACAACTCCAAGGCCTACATCAAGGCCCAGGAAGCGATCTCGTTCGAGCTGCTGGGCATCCGCTTCACCGCCAAGGTCGTCGAAAAGCTGTGCGACACCTTGCGCGGCCAGGTCGACGAAGTGCGCCACATCGAGAAGCAGATCCTCGACGTCGCCGTCAACAAGTGCGGCATGCCGCGCGCCCACTTCATCAAGGTCTTCCCGGGCAATGAAACCAATCTGGACTGGGTCGACGGCGAAGTCAACGCCGGCCACGCCTACAGCGCCATCCTCGGACGCAATATTCCGACGATCAAGGAACTGCAGCAACGCCTGATCGACCTGCAAGCGCGCGTCGTGCTGCCGCTGCCGGACCTGCGCAACATCAACCGCCAGATGGCGGCCGGTGAAATGAAGGCGCGCAAGGCCAAGCGCGAAATGACCGAGGCCAACTTGCGTCTGGTGATCTCGATCGCCAAGAAGTACACCAACCGCGGCCTGCAATTCCTCGACCTGATCCAGGAAGGCAATATCGGCCTGATGAAGGCGGTCGACAAGTTCGAATACCGTCGCGGCTATAAGTTCTCGACCTATGCGACGTGGTGGATCCGTCAGGCCATTACCCGTTCGATCGCCGACCAGGCGCGCACCATCCGTATTCCGGTGCACATGATCGAAACCATCAACAAGATGAACCGCATTTCCCGCCAGATTCTGCAGGAAACCGGCGCCGAGCCCGATCCGGCGACGTTGGCCATCAAGATGGAAATGCCGGAAGACAAGATCCGCAAGATCATGAAGATCGCCAAGGAACCGATTTCGATGGAGACGCCGATCGGCGACGACGACGATTCGCATCTGGGCGACTTCATCGAGGACAACAACACGCTGGCGCCGTCCGACGCGGCGCTGCACGCCTCGATGCGCGGCGTCGTCAAGGATGTGCTCGACTCGCTGACGCCACGCGAAGCCAAGGTGCTGCGCATGCGCTTCGGCATCGAAATGTCGACCGACCACACGCTGGAAGAGGTCGGCAAGCAGTTCGACGTCACCCGCGAGCGCATCCGTCAGATCGAAGCAAAGGCCCTGCGCAAGCTGCGTCATCCTAGCCGTTCCGACAAGCTGAAAAGCTTCTTAGAAGGCAACTAA